A window of Gambusia affinis linkage group LG03, SWU_Gaff_1.0, whole genome shotgun sequence contains these coding sequences:
- the LOC122827824 gene encoding rapamycin-insensitive companion of mTOR-like isoform X1, which yields MAASFRGRPIRSLRMRGRNDSGEENVPLDLSREPSENFREILQNVAKSHGVSNMRKLGHLNNFIKLLCNIGHREESFGFTYEEIIVCLRLALLNEAKEVRAAGLRALRYLIRDTNVLQKVLRLQVDYLISRCIDIQQSNEGERTQALRLVRKIITVNAMLFPTSVANSLIAIGTDGLQERDRMVRAAVAIICELALKNPEVVAKRGGLSTILKSVIDCQLSRINEALITTVLHLLNHPCTRQYVRVDVELEQILAPFTDFHYRHNADTAEGQLKEDRESRFLSSRMAIVAAFRSWSGIINLCKAGNSGIQSLIGLLCIPNMEVRKGLLEVLYEIFRLPVPIVTEDFTEAFQSVDPARFQDTWRLSDGFVAAEAKVILPHRARSRADLMDNYLAFVLSAFITSGLLEGLVEVVTSSDDQLAIRATILLGELLHMANTILPHSHSHHLHCLPTLINMAASFDIPQEKRLRASAAVNNLKRFHEKKKKGLKPYSLYLDHIIRKSVSSHSRRDSHSRVQRDIYVIKDTEETLLMNLRDSHILNHKQNLEWNWLLIATILKWPNVNLRNNKDEQMHRFVRRLLYFYKPTSKLYAGLALDHVKARQLTVVGCQFVEFLMDSDEDGQGYLEDLVRDMVSWLCSCSGLKPERSLQSNGLLTTLSQHYFLFLGTLSAHPQGVKMLEKCGLFQCLLNLCSVKNQDAVLKLAVTTLDYSRDGLARVILSKVLTASTDICRLYATKHLRVLLRAGVEFFSSWGMELLVTQLHDHNKVVSMEALDILDEACEDKANLHALIQLKPAVSHLGDKGLLLLLRFLSIPKGFSYLNERGYVSKQLDKWQKEYNLKYVDLIEEQLNEALTTYRKPVDGDNYVRRSNQRLQRPNVYLPVHLYGQLVHDKTGCHLLEAQNVVPDLSYTVRSPMLDTWEGVKQLKAALWALGNIGSSNWGLNLLQEENVIPDILALAQHCEVLSVRGTCVYVLGVISKTKQGCEVLKQYGWDAVRHSRRTPWPVTPDDVDTQLTSELSSVPSTLSLNSESTSSRHNSESESQPNMYILDDDKCDGLDSSDDPPFYPHSKAVKDRSPFTILGSTRFVRPRFLNSLSLPSKKPRSTSDPKSSSGSRTLSDLKAESPRRNRTVTEPSVFGTNQGDVFTSVFNSRGMPKSPTVSLETSFVGTRGGSEEQLVDGRLVRGGGSGLGLSGLAGHGVAEHHREQSSRERLAGDGGSSGGGNVGGGGGGTQFKSRSQSFNTDTTTSGISSMSSSPSRETVGNPEHPEVEPDSSDCVSLNTVVSAKTVKTLSSLSPQPQTNHMSASKSSNVSLVPLGSSHTLPRRAQSLKSPSVTTIKSLADCSFIYTSPRDALGYATLKRLQQQRIHPSLSHSEALASPAKDVLFTDTITMKTGSLDSRLTPRSLSPRILSRSSPLALPRFLKALSFASLDKEELLSPINQSTLHRCSSVRSMVSSATFGCNDDYIGLALPMNINDMFHIRDSTYFQQRISPPSEERKRFLFGDGDGDRPTLPLLKQQFSISELIALRGETQNHLVDSEDTGLQDHSEENCLYCVGASVLGYPAQPQINSTHSRTDYVDFPSWSGPGGHRLEVMPQSKFSGVSGCSDAAVSQGSISSTPTPGDIVIGLNKCTSSAGGKAISDDGPASRVLLRKEILRLIINLSSSVGTKGHETGLLTIKEKFPYAFDDICLYSEVSHLLSHCMFRLTSRRFIQELFQDVQFMPMYEEAEAILTKLPKPVEEDVNPPAES from the exons ATGGCGGCCAGCTTCCGCGGCCGTCCTATCCGGAGTCTTCGGATGCGGG gtCGGAATGACAGCGGGGAGGAGAACGTCCCGCTGGATCTGAGCAGAG AACCATCTGAAAACTTCCGTGAAATCCTCCAAAATGTGGCCAAATCGCATGGAGTCAGTAACATGCGAAAGCTTGGCCACCTGAACAACTTCATTAAG CTGCTTTGCAACATTGGACATCGGGAGGAGAGCTTCGGGTTTACATATGAGGAAATCATCGTTTG tCTGCGACTAGCTCTTCTAAATGAGGCCAAGGAAGTGCGTGCAGCAGGTTTGCGGGCACTCCGCTATCTTATCAGAGACACCAACGTGCTGCAGAAGGTCCTCAGACTGCAGGTGGATTATTTGATTTCCAG ATGCATTGACATCCAGCAAAGCAATGAGGGGGAGAGGACTCAGGCGTTACGGCTTGTCCGAAAG ATAATCACAGTCAACGCGATGCTGTTCCCCACCTCTGTCGCAAATTCTCTAATTGCTATCGGTACAGACGGACTGCAGGAGAGGGATCGCATGGTTCGCGCTGCCGTTGCCATCATATGTGAGCTAG CCCTGAAGAACCCAGAGGTGGTGGCCAAACGCGGAGGTCTAAGCACAATCCTCAAGAGCGTCATCGACTGTCAGCTCAGTCGGATCAACGAAGCCCTGATCACCACGGTCCTCCACTTGCTCAACCACCCGTGCACCCGCCAGTATGTGCGTGTTGACGTGGAGCTCGAG CAAATCCTCGCACCTTTCACTGATTTCCACTATCGACACAATGCTGACACAGCTGAAGGACAGCTCAA GGAAGACAGAGAATCCAGGTTCCTGTCGAGCAGGATGGCGATAGTCGCTGCATTTCGTTCTTGGTCTG gaaTTATCAACTTGTGCAAGGCTGGAAATTCTGGAATCCAGTCTTTAATTGGCTTACTTTGCATACCAAATATGGAGGTCAGG AAAGGCTTGTTGGAGGTGCTGTATGAGATATTCAGGCTTCCTGTGCCCATTGTTACTGAAGACTTCACGGAGGCTTTCCAGAGCGTTG ATCCTGCCAGGTTCCAGGACACTTGGAGACTCTCTGATGGGTTTGTGGCTGCAGAGGCTAAAGTTATCTTACCCCATCGGGCCCGCTCCAG GGCTGACCTGATGGACAACTACCTGGCATTTGTCCTTTCTGCCTTCATAACAAGTGGACTGTTAGAG GGCCTCGTGGAAGTTGTCACCAGCAGTGATGACCAGCTTGCTATCAGAGCTACCATACTCCTGGGAGAACTTTTACACATG GCAAACACGATTCTTCCTCATTCCCACAGCCACCACCTGCACTGCCTTCCTACCCTCATCAACATGGCCGCCTCGTTTGACATCCCACAAGAGAAACGGCT CCGTGCGAGTGCAGCCGTGAACAATCTGAAGCGTTTtcatgagaagaagaagaaaggtttGAAGCCCTACAGTCTTTACCTGGACCACATAATTCGCAAGTCTGTGTCTTCCCACAGCCGCAGAGATTCCCACTCACGTGTCCAAAGGGACATCTACGTCATAAAG GACACTGAAGAAACACTGCTGATGAACCTGAGAGACAGCCACATCCTTAACCACAAGCAGAACTTGGAGTGGAACTGGTTGCTCATCGCCACCATCCTGAAG TGGCCAAATGTGAACCTCCGGAACAACAAAGATGAACAGATGCACAG GTTTGTTCGGAGGCTGCTGTACTTTTATAAACCCACTAGTAAATTATACGCCGGACTGGCTTTGGATCACGTTAAGGCCAGGCAACTCACTGTGGTTGGGTGTCAGTTTGTTGAGTTCCTCATGGACTCAGATGag GACGGTCAGGGGTATCTGGAGGACCTAGTGAGGGACATGGTCTCATGGCTCTGCTCATGTTCAGGACTGAAGCCGGAGCGCAGTCTGCAGAGCAATGGCCTCCTCACCACACTCAGTCAGCACTACTTCCTCTTCCTGGGGACACTTTCTGCACACCCACAGGGAGTCAAAATGTTAGAGAAATGTGGCCTGTTCCAGTG CCTGCTGAATTTGTGCTCCGTAAAGAACCAAGATGCTGTGCTGAAGCTTGCCGTGACAACTCTGGATTACAGCAGGGACGGCCTGGCCAGGGTCATCCTCTCCAAGGTCCTCACCGCCTCCACTGAT ATATGCAGGTTGTACGCTACCAAACACCTGCGCGTTCTGCTGCGCGCCGGTGTGGAGTTTTTCAGCAGCTGGGGCATGGAGCTTCTGGTCACCCAGCTTCATGACCACAACAAGGTTGTTTCCATGGAAGCACTGGACATCCTGGATGAGGCCTGTGAGGACAAG gcCAACCTTCATGCTCTGATCCAGCTGAAACCAGCTGTGTCCCATCTGGGAGACAAAGGCCTCCTACTGCTCCTCAG gtTCCTGTCAATTCCTAAAGGTTTTTCCTACCTTAATGAGAGAGGTTATGTCAGCAAACAGCTGGATAAATGGCAGAAG GAGTACAACCTTAAATATGTGGATCTGATAGAGGAGCAGCTGAACGAAGCACTAACAACTTACCGCAAACCCGTGGATGGAGATAACTACGTCAGACGCAGCAACCAAAG GTTACAAAGACCAAATGTGTATCTCCCTGTGCACTTGTATGGTCAGCTGGTACATGATAAGACCGGCTGTCATCTACTGGAAGCTCAG AATGTCGTTCCAGACCTCAGCTACACGGTGCGCTCCCCGATGCTGGACACCTGGGAGGGCGTCAAACAGCTGAAGGCTGCGCTCTGGGCTCTG GGCAACATCGGCTCTTCAAACTGGGGTCTGAATCTCCTGCAGGAGGAGAACGTCATTCCTGACATCCTGGCGTTGGCTCAGCACTGTGAGGTGCTGTCAGTGCGCGG CACCTGCGTTTATGTGCTGGGCGTCATTTCCAAGACCAAGCAGGGATGCGAGGTTCTCAAGCAGTACGGTTGGGACGCGGTCAGGCATAGTCGCCGGACACCGTGGCCTGTCACTCCCGACGATGTGGACACCCAGCTCACGTCGGAGCTCTCCTCCGTACCGAGCACGCTCAGTCTGAACTCGGAGTCCACCAGCTCCCGCCACAACAGCGAGAGCGAGTCTCAACCAA ACATGTACATCCTGGACGATGACAAATGTGACGGTTTGGACTCGTCCGACGACCCCCCTTTCTACCCGCACTCCAAAGCTGTCAAAGATCGCAGCCCGTTCACCATCCTTGGTTCCACGCGCTTCGTTCGTCCGCGCTTCCTCAATTCCCTGTCTCTCCCCAGCAAGAAGCCCCGCTCCACTAGTGATCCAAAGAGCTCCTCCGGCTCTCGCACCCTGTCTGATCTCAAGGCGGAAAGCCCGCGGCGGAACAGGACGGTGACGGAGCCTTCGGTCTTTGGCACCAACCAGGGAGACGTCTTCACCTCAGTATTCAACAGCAGGGGAATGCCAAAGAGTCCAacggtcagcctggagacctcCTTCGTCGGGACAAGGGGCGGGTCTGAGGAGCAGCTGGTGGACGGCAGGCTGGTGCGGGGCGGGGGCTCGGGTCTCGGGCTCAGCGGACTGGCTGGACACGGGGTGGCAGAGCACCACCGGGAGCAGAGCAGCCGCGAGCGTCTGGCGGGAGACGGCGGCTCCTCCGGCGGAGGCAACGTGGGCGGAGGAGGCGGGGGTACTCAGTTTAAAAGCCGCAGCCAGAGCTTTAACACGGATACAACAACCAGCGGCATCAGCTCCATGAGCTCCAGCCCCTCCCGCGAGACCGTCGGAAACCCCGAGCACCCCGAGGTAGAGCCGGACTCCTCCGACTGCGTGAGCCTCAACACCGTCGTGTCGGCCAAGACTGTGAAAACGCTCTCCTCCCTCAGCCCCCAGCCGCAGACCAACCACATGTCCGCCTCCAAATCCTCCAACGTCTCACTGGTACCCCTGGGCTCCTCGCACACGCTCCCCCGCCGAGCCCAGTCCCTCAAGTCCCCCTCCGTCACCACCATCAAGAGCCTGGCCGACTGCAGCTTCATCTACACCAGCCCCAGGGACGCGCTGGGCTACGCCACGCTGaagcggctgcagcagcagaggataCACCCATCGCTGTCGCACAGCGAAGCCCTGGCTTCACCCGCCAAAGACGTGCTGTTCACCGACACCATCACCATGAAGACCGGCAGCCTGGACTCCAGGCTGACTCCTCGCAG CCTCTCCCCCCGGATCCTCTCACGCTCCTCTCCTCTTGCCCTCCCTAGGTTCCTGAAGGCTCTGAGCTTCGCCTCGCTGGACAAAGAGGAGCTGCTCAGCCCCATCAACCAAAGCACCCTGCACCGCTGCTCCTCGGTGCGCTCCATGGTCTCCAGCGCCACCTTCGGCTGCAACGACGACTACATCGGCCTGGCGCTGCCCATGAACATCAACGACATGTTCCACATCAGAGACTCCACCTACTTCCAGCAGAGGATCAGCCCGCCCTCGGAGGAACGGAAACGCTTCCTGTTCGGCGACGGAGACG GGGACCGGCCCACTCTGCCGTTGCTGAAGCAGCAGTTCAGCATCTCGGAGCTGATCGCGTTGCGAGGCGAGACTCAGAACCACCTGGTGGATTCGGAGGACACGGGTCTGCAGGATCACTCTGAGGAGAACTGTCTGTACTGCGTGGGGGCCAGCGTCCTCGGTTACCCCGCCCAGCCGCAGATCAACAGCACTCACTCTCGGACAG ATTACGTCGACTTCCCCTCCTGGAGCGGTCCGGGGGGCCATCGTCTGGAGGTGATGCCTCAGTCGAAGTTCTCTGGTGTGTCGGGTTGCAGCGATGCTGCTGTGTCACAGGGGTCCATCTCTAGCACGCCCACACCTGGGGACATCGTTATCG GGCTTAACAAGTGCACGTCCTCTGCAGGCGGGAAGGCGATATCCGACGACGGCCCCGCCTCTCGAGTCCTTCTGAGGAAGGAGATTCTCCGCCTCATCATCAACCTCAGCTCCTCCGTCGGAACCAAAGGCCACGAAACGGGACTGTTGAC GATAAAGGAGAAGTTCCCTTATGCGTTCGATGACATTTGCCTGTACTCCGAGGTTTCCCACCTCTTATCCCACTGTATGTTTCGCCTGACTTCGAGGCGCTTCATACAGGAACTCTTCCAGGACGTGCAATTTATGCCA ATGTACGAGGAAGCTGAAGCAATCCTGACAAAACTACCAAAACCCGTGGAAGAGGACGTTAACCCGCCCGCGGAGTCCTGA
- the LOC122827824 gene encoding rapamycin-insensitive companion of mTOR-like isoform X4: protein MAASFRGRPIRSLRMRGRNDSGEENVPLDLSREPSENFREILQNVAKSHGVSNMRKLGHLNNFIKLLCNIGHREESFGFTYEEIIVCLRLALLNEAKEVRAAGLRALRYLIRDTNVLQKVLRLQVDYLISRCIDIQQSNEGERTQALRLVRKIITVNAMLFPTSVANSLIAIGTDGLQERDRMVRAAVAIICELALKNPEVVAKRGGLSTILKSVIDCQLSRINEALITTVLHLLNHPCTRQYVRVDVELEQILAPFTDFHYRHNADTAEGQLKEDRESRFLSSRMAIVAAFRSWSGIINLCKAGNSGIQSLIGLLCIPNMEVRKGLLEVLYEIFRLPVPIVTEDFTEAFQSVDPARFQDTWRLSDGFVAAEAKVILPHRARSRADLMDNYLAFVLSAFITSGLLEGLVEVVTSSDDQLAIRATILLGELLHMANTILPHSHSHHLHCLPTLINMAASFDIPQEKRLRASAAVNNLKRFHEKKKKGLKPYSLYLDHIIRKSVSSHSRRDSHSRVQRDIYVIKDTEETLLMNLRDSHILNHKQNLEWNWLLIATILKWPNVNLRNNKDEQMHRFVRRLLYFYKPTSKLYAGLALDHVKARQLTVVGCQFVEFLMDSDEDGQGYLEDLVRDMVSWLCSCSGLKPERSLQSNGLLTTLSQHYFLFLGTLSAHPQGVKMLEKCGLFQCLLNLCSVKNQDAVLKLAVTTLDYSRDGLARVILSKVLTASTDICRLYATKHLRVLLRAGVEFFSSWGMELLVTQLHDHNKVVSMEALDILDEACEDKANLHALIQLKPAVSHLGDKGLLLLLRFLSIPKGFSYLNERGYVSKQLDKWQKEYNLKYVDLIEEQLNEALTTYRKPVDGDNYVRRSNQRLQRPNVYLPVHLYGQLVHDKTGCHLLEAQNVVPDLSYTVRSPMLDTWEGVKQLKAALWALGNIGSSNWGLNLLQEENVIPDILALAQHCEVLSVRGTCVYVLGVISKTKQGCEVLKQYGWDAVRHSRRTPWPVTPDDVDTQLTSELSSVPSTLSLNSESTSSRHNSESESQPNMYILDDDKCDGLDSSDDPPFYPHSKAVKDRSPFTILGSTRFVRPRFLNSLSLPSKKPRSTSDPKSSSGSRTLSDLKAESPRRNRTVTEPSVFGTNQGDVFTSVFNSRGMPKSPTVSLETSFVGTRGGSEEQLVDGRLVRGGGSGLGLSGLAGHGVAEHHREQSSRERLAGDGGSSGGGNVGGGGGGTQFKSRSQSFNTDTTTSGISSMSSSPSRETVGNPEHPEVEPDSSDCVSLNTVVSAKTVKTLSSLSPQPQTNHMSASKSSNVSLVPLGSSHTLPRRAQSLKSPSVTTIKSLADCSFIYTSPRDALGYATLKRLQQQRIHPSLSHSEALASPAKDVLFTDTITMKTGSLDSRLTPRRFLKALSFASLDKEELLSPINQSTLHRCSSVRSMVSSATFGCNDDYIGLALPMNINDMFHIRDSTYFQQRISPPSEERKRFLFGDGDGDRPTLPLLKQQFSISELIALRGETQNHLVDSEDTGLQDHSEENCLYCVGASVLGYPAQPQINSTHSRTDYVDFPSWSGPGGHRLEVMPQSKFSGVSGCSDAAVSQGSISSTPTPGDIVIGGKAISDDGPASRVLLRKEILRLIINLSSSVGTKGHETGLLTIKEKFPYAFDDICLYSEVSHLLSHCMFRLTSRRFIQELFQDVQFMPMYEEAEAILTKLPKPVEEDVNPPAES from the exons ATGGCGGCCAGCTTCCGCGGCCGTCCTATCCGGAGTCTTCGGATGCGGG gtCGGAATGACAGCGGGGAGGAGAACGTCCCGCTGGATCTGAGCAGAG AACCATCTGAAAACTTCCGTGAAATCCTCCAAAATGTGGCCAAATCGCATGGAGTCAGTAACATGCGAAAGCTTGGCCACCTGAACAACTTCATTAAG CTGCTTTGCAACATTGGACATCGGGAGGAGAGCTTCGGGTTTACATATGAGGAAATCATCGTTTG tCTGCGACTAGCTCTTCTAAATGAGGCCAAGGAAGTGCGTGCAGCAGGTTTGCGGGCACTCCGCTATCTTATCAGAGACACCAACGTGCTGCAGAAGGTCCTCAGACTGCAGGTGGATTATTTGATTTCCAG ATGCATTGACATCCAGCAAAGCAATGAGGGGGAGAGGACTCAGGCGTTACGGCTTGTCCGAAAG ATAATCACAGTCAACGCGATGCTGTTCCCCACCTCTGTCGCAAATTCTCTAATTGCTATCGGTACAGACGGACTGCAGGAGAGGGATCGCATGGTTCGCGCTGCCGTTGCCATCATATGTGAGCTAG CCCTGAAGAACCCAGAGGTGGTGGCCAAACGCGGAGGTCTAAGCACAATCCTCAAGAGCGTCATCGACTGTCAGCTCAGTCGGATCAACGAAGCCCTGATCACCACGGTCCTCCACTTGCTCAACCACCCGTGCACCCGCCAGTATGTGCGTGTTGACGTGGAGCTCGAG CAAATCCTCGCACCTTTCACTGATTTCCACTATCGACACAATGCTGACACAGCTGAAGGACAGCTCAA GGAAGACAGAGAATCCAGGTTCCTGTCGAGCAGGATGGCGATAGTCGCTGCATTTCGTTCTTGGTCTG gaaTTATCAACTTGTGCAAGGCTGGAAATTCTGGAATCCAGTCTTTAATTGGCTTACTTTGCATACCAAATATGGAGGTCAGG AAAGGCTTGTTGGAGGTGCTGTATGAGATATTCAGGCTTCCTGTGCCCATTGTTACTGAAGACTTCACGGAGGCTTTCCAGAGCGTTG ATCCTGCCAGGTTCCAGGACACTTGGAGACTCTCTGATGGGTTTGTGGCTGCAGAGGCTAAAGTTATCTTACCCCATCGGGCCCGCTCCAG GGCTGACCTGATGGACAACTACCTGGCATTTGTCCTTTCTGCCTTCATAACAAGTGGACTGTTAGAG GGCCTCGTGGAAGTTGTCACCAGCAGTGATGACCAGCTTGCTATCAGAGCTACCATACTCCTGGGAGAACTTTTACACATG GCAAACACGATTCTTCCTCATTCCCACAGCCACCACCTGCACTGCCTTCCTACCCTCATCAACATGGCCGCCTCGTTTGACATCCCACAAGAGAAACGGCT CCGTGCGAGTGCAGCCGTGAACAATCTGAAGCGTTTtcatgagaagaagaagaaaggtttGAAGCCCTACAGTCTTTACCTGGACCACATAATTCGCAAGTCTGTGTCTTCCCACAGCCGCAGAGATTCCCACTCACGTGTCCAAAGGGACATCTACGTCATAAAG GACACTGAAGAAACACTGCTGATGAACCTGAGAGACAGCCACATCCTTAACCACAAGCAGAACTTGGAGTGGAACTGGTTGCTCATCGCCACCATCCTGAAG TGGCCAAATGTGAACCTCCGGAACAACAAAGATGAACAGATGCACAG GTTTGTTCGGAGGCTGCTGTACTTTTATAAACCCACTAGTAAATTATACGCCGGACTGGCTTTGGATCACGTTAAGGCCAGGCAACTCACTGTGGTTGGGTGTCAGTTTGTTGAGTTCCTCATGGACTCAGATGag GACGGTCAGGGGTATCTGGAGGACCTAGTGAGGGACATGGTCTCATGGCTCTGCTCATGTTCAGGACTGAAGCCGGAGCGCAGTCTGCAGAGCAATGGCCTCCTCACCACACTCAGTCAGCACTACTTCCTCTTCCTGGGGACACTTTCTGCACACCCACAGGGAGTCAAAATGTTAGAGAAATGTGGCCTGTTCCAGTG CCTGCTGAATTTGTGCTCCGTAAAGAACCAAGATGCTGTGCTGAAGCTTGCCGTGACAACTCTGGATTACAGCAGGGACGGCCTGGCCAGGGTCATCCTCTCCAAGGTCCTCACCGCCTCCACTGAT ATATGCAGGTTGTACGCTACCAAACACCTGCGCGTTCTGCTGCGCGCCGGTGTGGAGTTTTTCAGCAGCTGGGGCATGGAGCTTCTGGTCACCCAGCTTCATGACCACAACAAGGTTGTTTCCATGGAAGCACTGGACATCCTGGATGAGGCCTGTGAGGACAAG gcCAACCTTCATGCTCTGATCCAGCTGAAACCAGCTGTGTCCCATCTGGGAGACAAAGGCCTCCTACTGCTCCTCAG gtTCCTGTCAATTCCTAAAGGTTTTTCCTACCTTAATGAGAGAGGTTATGTCAGCAAACAGCTGGATAAATGGCAGAAG GAGTACAACCTTAAATATGTGGATCTGATAGAGGAGCAGCTGAACGAAGCACTAACAACTTACCGCAAACCCGTGGATGGAGATAACTACGTCAGACGCAGCAACCAAAG GTTACAAAGACCAAATGTGTATCTCCCTGTGCACTTGTATGGTCAGCTGGTACATGATAAGACCGGCTGTCATCTACTGGAAGCTCAG AATGTCGTTCCAGACCTCAGCTACACGGTGCGCTCCCCGATGCTGGACACCTGGGAGGGCGTCAAACAGCTGAAGGCTGCGCTCTGGGCTCTG GGCAACATCGGCTCTTCAAACTGGGGTCTGAATCTCCTGCAGGAGGAGAACGTCATTCCTGACATCCTGGCGTTGGCTCAGCACTGTGAGGTGCTGTCAGTGCGCGG CACCTGCGTTTATGTGCTGGGCGTCATTTCCAAGACCAAGCAGGGATGCGAGGTTCTCAAGCAGTACGGTTGGGACGCGGTCAGGCATAGTCGCCGGACACCGTGGCCTGTCACTCCCGACGATGTGGACACCCAGCTCACGTCGGAGCTCTCCTCCGTACCGAGCACGCTCAGTCTGAACTCGGAGTCCACCAGCTCCCGCCACAACAGCGAGAGCGAGTCTCAACCAA ACATGTACATCCTGGACGATGACAAATGTGACGGTTTGGACTCGTCCGACGACCCCCCTTTCTACCCGCACTCCAAAGCTGTCAAAGATCGCAGCCCGTTCACCATCCTTGGTTCCACGCGCTTCGTTCGTCCGCGCTTCCTCAATTCCCTGTCTCTCCCCAGCAAGAAGCCCCGCTCCACTAGTGATCCAAAGAGCTCCTCCGGCTCTCGCACCCTGTCTGATCTCAAGGCGGAAAGCCCGCGGCGGAACAGGACGGTGACGGAGCCTTCGGTCTTTGGCACCAACCAGGGAGACGTCTTCACCTCAGTATTCAACAGCAGGGGAATGCCAAAGAGTCCAacggtcagcctggagacctcCTTCGTCGGGACAAGGGGCGGGTCTGAGGAGCAGCTGGTGGACGGCAGGCTGGTGCGGGGCGGGGGCTCGGGTCTCGGGCTCAGCGGACTGGCTGGACACGGGGTGGCAGAGCACCACCGGGAGCAGAGCAGCCGCGAGCGTCTGGCGGGAGACGGCGGCTCCTCCGGCGGAGGCAACGTGGGCGGAGGAGGCGGGGGTACTCAGTTTAAAAGCCGCAGCCAGAGCTTTAACACGGATACAACAACCAGCGGCATCAGCTCCATGAGCTCCAGCCCCTCCCGCGAGACCGTCGGAAACCCCGAGCACCCCGAGGTAGAGCCGGACTCCTCCGACTGCGTGAGCCTCAACACCGTCGTGTCGGCCAAGACTGTGAAAACGCTCTCCTCCCTCAGCCCCCAGCCGCAGACCAACCACATGTCCGCCTCCAAATCCTCCAACGTCTCACTGGTACCCCTGGGCTCCTCGCACACGCTCCCCCGCCGAGCCCAGTCCCTCAAGTCCCCCTCCGTCACCACCATCAAGAGCCTGGCCGACTGCAGCTTCATCTACACCAGCCCCAGGGACGCGCTGGGCTACGCCACGCTGaagcggctgcagcagcagaggataCACCCATCGCTGTCGCACAGCGAAGCCCTGGCTTCACCCGCCAAAGACGTGCTGTTCACCGACACCATCACCATGAAGACCGGCAGCCTGGACTCCAGGCTGACTCCTCGCAG GTTCCTGAAGGCTCTGAGCTTCGCCTCGCTGGACAAAGAGGAGCTGCTCAGCCCCATCAACCAAAGCACCCTGCACCGCTGCTCCTCGGTGCGCTCCATGGTCTCCAGCGCCACCTTCGGCTGCAACGACGACTACATCGGCCTGGCGCTGCCCATGAACATCAACGACATGTTCCACATCAGAGACTCCACCTACTTCCAGCAGAGGATCAGCCCGCCCTCGGAGGAACGGAAACGCTTCCTGTTCGGCGACGGAGACG GGGACCGGCCCACTCTGCCGTTGCTGAAGCAGCAGTTCAGCATCTCGGAGCTGATCGCGTTGCGAGGCGAGACTCAGAACCACCTGGTGGATTCGGAGGACACGGGTCTGCAGGATCACTCTGAGGAGAACTGTCTGTACTGCGTGGGGGCCAGCGTCCTCGGTTACCCCGCCCAGCCGCAGATCAACAGCACTCACTCTCGGACAG ATTACGTCGACTTCCCCTCCTGGAGCGGTCCGGGGGGCCATCGTCTGGAGGTGATGCCTCAGTCGAAGTTCTCTGGTGTGTCGGGTTGCAGCGATGCTGCTGTGTCACAGGGGTCCATCTCTAGCACGCCCACACCTGGGGACATCGTTATCG GCGGGAAGGCGATATCCGACGACGGCCCCGCCTCTCGAGTCCTTCTGAGGAAGGAGATTCTCCGCCTCATCATCAACCTCAGCTCCTCCGTCGGAACCAAAGGCCACGAAACGGGACTGTTGAC GATAAAGGAGAAGTTCCCTTATGCGTTCGATGACATTTGCCTGTACTCCGAGGTTTCCCACCTCTTATCCCACTGTATGTTTCGCCTGACTTCGAGGCGCTTCATACAGGAACTCTTCCAGGACGTGCAATTTATGCCA ATGTACGAGGAAGCTGAAGCAATCCTGACAAAACTACCAAAACCCGTGGAAGAGGACGTTAACCCGCCCGCGGAGTCCTGA